In Mycobacteriales bacterium, a single genomic region encodes these proteins:
- the rimP gene encoding ribosome maturation factor RimP, producing MSPGSPRREHLATLIEPVVKESGYELEEVKVSPAGRRSLVRVVVDGDEGVGLDDVADVSRAISSVLDDNDGVMGQAPYVLEVTSPGVDRPLTTPRHWRRAVGRLVQIPLDGADTVGRVVSADDAGVTLEQDGDRRTYGYDQVRDARVQVEFNRPEGGGS from the coding sequence ATGAGTCCCGGGTCACCGCGGCGGGAGCATCTGGCCACCCTGATCGAGCCGGTGGTCAAAGAGTCGGGCTACGAGCTCGAAGAGGTCAAGGTGAGCCCCGCCGGCCGGCGCAGCCTCGTCCGCGTCGTCGTCGACGGCGACGAAGGCGTCGGCCTCGACGACGTCGCCGACGTCAGCCGCGCGATCTCCTCGGTGCTCGACGACAACGACGGCGTCATGGGCCAGGCGCCCTACGTCCTCGAGGTCACCTCGCCCGGGGTCGACCGGCCACTGACCACGCCCCGGCACTGGCGACGCGCGGTCGGCCGGCTCGTGCAGATCCCGCTTGACGGGGCTGACACGGTGGGTCGGGTCGTGTCGGCGGACGACGCGGGCGTGACCCTCGAGCAGGACGGTGATCGGCGTACCTACGGCTACGACCAGGTGCGCGACGCCCGGGTGCAGGTCGAATTCAACCGTCCGGAAGGGGGTGGGTCGTGA